A single window of Leptospira semungkisensis DNA harbors:
- a CDS encoding SpoIIE family protein phosphatase has translation MIELKFGQRKVVNFRGARKVVGGLTEKNKIDILLYISKEFANADKEEELYDIVISLCKDIFECDNTTLRMWKGDLLVPSRFFKETIPPRRDLSQDEGYSGFTFKTRMPLLIQDLSHHVEYIDEGETTRAVMCVPIMYKEDCLGTIAVESDTEFFYREDDLEILEALGSQLALAITSVRLIQGLVKANEREAQILKQLEWDMRMGRNVQSQIVETVIAPWNGLHFGTYYEPMTEVSGDYFNVVRQGNSITAIIVDVSGHGIPAALVTMSIHYQFQRCTALGMGLSETMAELGESVRPQLPDGTYFTAFILKVYSDYTYSYVNAAHQKMLHYHNGTGRIEELDTQGVPLGIFEVERSNFEEKHGKILPGDILFLPTDGIVEQKNDQRQELGNQRFIEWIRQEKATIEEQRDKIYVSDLVGSLLGRFKRYKGDIRNGDDVSLLALQCNPELGKAKTLLSLAKSAAKAKKDQVAYDKALEVFSMDESLKDSLVLLGKMYYRDRNFEKSVQFLEKYIRTSGEESEHIHYLLGRAYYELNNIPEAKRALKRSLAIDHTYAKSSLRLARCYLKDNETPKAIKVLQQGIKSAPTNEYLKISLKKLEELVKRKTAEVGAEQRKEAV, from the coding sequence ATGATAGAACTAAAATTCGGGCAAAGAAAGGTGGTGAACTTCCGAGGGGCGAGAAAGGTCGTCGGAGGATTAACGGAGAAGAATAAGATCGATATTCTTCTCTATATCAGTAAGGAATTTGCAAACGCGGATAAAGAAGAAGAACTTTACGATATCGTAATTAGCCTTTGTAAAGATATTTTCGAATGCGATAACACTACTCTCAGAATGTGGAAAGGGGATCTTCTGGTGCCTTCCCGATTTTTTAAGGAGACCATTCCTCCTCGCAGAGACTTGAGCCAAGACGAAGGATATTCCGGGTTCACTTTCAAGACTCGCATGCCTCTTCTGATCCAAGACTTAAGCCATCATGTGGAATATATCGATGAGGGTGAAACGACCCGAGCCGTTATGTGTGTTCCGATCATGTACAAAGAAGATTGTCTCGGAACGATCGCAGTAGAATCGGACACTGAATTTTTTTATAGAGAAGATGACTTGGAGATCCTAGAAGCCCTAGGTTCTCAACTCGCACTTGCGATCACAAGCGTACGTCTGATCCAAGGTTTGGTTAAAGCCAATGAAAGAGAGGCTCAGATCTTAAAGCAGTTGGAATGGGACATGCGCATGGGACGCAACGTCCAAAGTCAGATCGTTGAGACTGTAATCGCCCCTTGGAACGGTTTGCATTTCGGTACATACTATGAGCCTATGACAGAAGTTTCCGGAGATTACTTCAATGTGGTTCGTCAAGGAAACTCGATCACTGCTATCATCGTGGATGTTTCCGGTCACGGTATTCCCGCTGCCTTGGTAACAATGTCCATTCACTATCAATTCCAAAGATGTACTGCTTTGGGTATGGGATTGTCCGAAACCATGGCAGAGTTGGGAGAATCTGTTCGTCCTCAACTTCCGGACGGAACGTATTTCACTGCGTTCATTCTGAAAGTCTATAGCGATTACACATATTCTTATGTGAATGCTGCTCACCAGAAAATGCTTCATTATCATAACGGCACCGGCAGGATCGAGGAACTGGATACACAAGGAGTTCCATTAGGGATCTTTGAAGTAGAAAGAAGCAATTTCGAAGAGAAGCACGGCAAGATCCTTCCTGGAGATATTCTGTTCTTACCTACCGATGGGATCGTTGAACAAAAGAACGACCAACGACAAGAACTAGGAAACCAGCGTTTCATAGAATGGATCCGCCAAGAAAAGGCAACCATCGAAGAACAAAGAGATAAGATCTATGTTTCAGATTTAGTGGGTTCTTTGCTCGGAAGATTCAAAAGATACAAGGGAGATATTCGCAATGGAGATGACGTATCTCTGTTAGCACTTCAATGCAATCCTGAATTAGGAAAAGCAAAGACACTTCTTTCACTTGCGAAGTCTGCTGCTAAAGCCAAGAAAGATCAGGTCGCTTACGATAAGGCGCTCGAAGTATTCTCCATGGATGAGTCTCTCAAAGACAGTCTTGTGCTCTTAGGAAAAATGTATTACAGAGATCGAAATTTCGAGAAGAGCGTTCAGTTCTTGGAGAAATACATCCGCACAAGTGGAGAAGAGTCAGAGCATATCCATTACCTTCTCGGAAGAGCTTATTACGAATTGAACAATATCCCTGAAGCGAAGAGAGCGTTGAAACGTTCCTTGGCGATAGACCATACTTATGCCAAGTCTAGTTTAAGACTAGCTAGATGTTATTTGAAAGATAATGAAACTCCTAAAGCGATCAAGGTCCTTCAACAAGGGATCAAGAGTGCGCCTACGAACGAGTATCTGAAGATCTCTCTCAAGAAATTGGAAGAACTTGTGAAACGTAAGACCGCAGAGGTAGGCGCCGAACAAAGAAAAGAAGCAGTTTAA
- a CDS encoding ammonium transporter: protein MRILALLMLAFVSSGIWADEAAPVTAEAALSAVGVLRNETNWLWTCIAGFLVFFMQAGFALVEAGFTRAKNTVNILMKNFMDFALGSLAFWLIGFSIMFGPQLVHAVGVGLPSIADSLLLVGGKPDAGKFTFFIFQLVFAGTAATIVSGAMAERTKFVDYVIFSVLITAFVYPIFGSLAWSNLFEPENKGYLVNAGFIDFAGSTVVHSVGGWAGLAGTMVLGPRIGKFQDGKVVPILGHNMTIAALGVFILWLGWFGFNPGSTTSVGGGTFAIIAVTTNFAAAAGAVSSMIVTWILFKKPDIGLTLNGALAGLVAITAPCANVSISSAIIIGLVGGVLVVFSVLFFDRIKIDDPVGAVSVHGVCGAWGTIAAGLFAEEAFGGINGLFFGGGISQLLVQLTGVGIAFVWAFGASAVIFLALKYTIGLRVSEDEEIQGLDILEHGNEAYPISK, encoded by the coding sequence ATGCGTATATTAGCATTACTTATGCTCGCGTTTGTCTCGAGCGGAATTTGGGCCGACGAAGCCGCACCGGTTACAGCCGAGGCAGCTTTGAGCGCGGTTGGAGTCCTTAGGAATGAAACGAATTGGCTATGGACCTGTATCGCAGGCTTCTTAGTATTCTTCATGCAAGCAGGGTTTGCGCTGGTAGAGGCCGGGTTCACCAGAGCTAAAAACACAGTAAACATTCTCATGAAGAACTTCATGGACTTCGCTCTTGGGTCCTTGGCATTCTGGTTAATCGGATTTTCCATCATGTTCGGACCTCAATTGGTTCATGCTGTAGGCGTAGGACTTCCTTCTATCGCAGACAGTCTATTGCTCGTGGGAGGAAAGCCAGACGCAGGTAAATTTACCTTTTTTATCTTCCAGTTGGTGTTCGCAGGAACTGCGGCAACGATCGTCTCCGGGGCGATGGCTGAAAGAACGAAATTCGTAGATTACGTTATCTTCTCTGTATTGATTACAGCTTTCGTGTATCCTATATTCGGATCTTTGGCTTGGTCGAATCTCTTCGAACCAGAAAACAAAGGATATTTGGTGAATGCAGGGTTTATCGACTTCGCGGGATCCACAGTGGTTCACTCCGTAGGTGGTTGGGCAGGTCTTGCCGGAACCATGGTTTTAGGACCTCGTATCGGTAAGTTCCAAGATGGAAAAGTCGTACCGATCCTTGGTCATAACATGACTATCGCTGCCTTAGGTGTTTTTATCCTTTGGTTAGGTTGGTTCGGATTCAACCCTGGCTCCACTACTTCCGTAGGCGGAGGAACTTTTGCGATCATCGCTGTTACGACTAACTTTGCAGCGGCAGCTGGAGCGGTCTCTTCTATGATCGTGACTTGGATCCTTTTCAAGAAGCCTGATATCGGTTTAACCTTAAACGGTGCTCTTGCGGGTCTTGTTGCTATTACTGCTCCTTGCGCGAACGTAAGCATTAGCTCTGCGATCATCATCGGTTTAGTAGGCGGTGTTCTCGTTGTATTCAGCGTTTTATTCTTCGATAGGATCAAGATCGACGATCCAGTCGGAGCGGTTTCCGTTCACGGAGTTTGCGGAGCTTGGGGAACCATTGCTGCGGGGCTTTTTGCGGAGGAAGCGTTCGGTGGAATTAACGGTTTATTCTTCGGAGGCGGGATCAGTCAACTTCTGGTTCAGTTAACTGGAGTAGGGATCGCATTCGTTTGGGCCTTCGGTGCAAGCGCGGTTATCTTCCTCGCATTGAAATACACCATCGGTCTCAGAGTATCCGAAGACGAGGAGATCCAAGGTTTGGATATCCTGGAACACGGAAACGAGGCATATCCTATCTCCAAATAA